The sequence GCCGGTGCAGATCCGGGCCAGGGCGGCGAGCGCGGAGGAGGCGGTGGCACCGGCGCCGAGGATCGCCGCCGAGTCGACCTGTTCGATGCCGTGCTCGCGCAGCGCGGCCACCATGCCCGGGATGTCGGTGTTGTCACCGATACGCCGTCCGTCCTCGGCGAAGACCACGGTATTGACGGCGTCGACCGAGGCGGCGGTCTCGCTGATCTCGTCCACCAACGGGATGACCGCCCGCTTCAGCGGCATGGTCAGCGACAGCCCCGCCCACTCCGGACCCAGCTTCTCGAAGAAGCCGGGCAGGGCCGCCTCGTCGATCTCGAAGCGGTCGTACGACCAGTCGGCGAGCCCGAGTGCGTCGTAGGCCGCCCGGTGCAGCACCGGGGAGAGGGAGTGGGCGATCGGCTTGCCGAGTACGGCGGCCCGGCGGGCGTCAGTTGCCCGAGGAGGCATTGAACTTGTCCTTGAGCTGCTGGAACTCGGCATAGGTCTTGGCGAACTCGGTGTTGGTCGTACCGTCGGTCGCCACGAAGTAGATCCAGCCGTCGTGGGTCGGGTTCAGTGCCGCCTTCATCGCCTCGTCGCCCGGGTTGCCGATCGGACCGGGCGGAAGGCCCTTGTGGGTATAGGTGTTGTACGGGTTCCGGTTCCCGTTGATCTCCTTCTCGGAGATGTGGATGTTGCTCGTGCCCTTGAGGTAGTTGTACGTCGAGTCGAACTGCAGCAACTGGTTGGTCTCGGTGTTCGTGGGCTTGAGGCGGTTGTAGACCACCTCCGCCATCTTGCGGAAGTCGTCGTGCGTCTTGCCCTCCGCCTGGACCAGGCTCGCGACCGTGACGAGCTGGAACGCGTTGTCCATGCCCAGCGCCTTCGCCTTGGCCTGCAGGTCGAAGGCGGCGTACTTCGACTTGGCCTCGGTGACCATCTGCTTCAGGATCGCGTCGGGCTTCATGCCCTTGGCGGCCGGATAGGTCCCCGGGAAGAGGAAGCCCTCGAGCGGGTCCCGGACCTCGCCGTCGCTGCGCACCCAGCTCGGCAGACCGAGGCTCTTGTAGGAGGTCTTGACGACCTTCTGGGTGGTGCCCGCGGCGACGTCGAGCTGTTTGTCGATGGCCTGGTAGACCTCGGCATTGCGCTCGCCCGGTTTGACGAGCACGTTGCTCTGGCTCTTCGGGTCGAGCATCAGTTCCACGGCACTCGCGGCGGACATCTCCTTCTTCAGGAGATAGGCGCCGGCCTGAAGGGTGTTGCCCCTGGGGATCTGCCCCTGCGCGTGCACGAACGCGTCGGCGCTCTTGACGACGCCGGCCTCCTGCAGCCGGCGGCCGATCTCCCAGCCGCCCGCGCCTTTGGGGATCTCGACGGTCACGGCCTCGTTGGTGCCGTCGCCCGTGTAGTCGGGCGCCGCGCCGAAACGATTTTGGTAGAACTTGTACCCGAAATATCCGACTCCGCCGAGACCGCCGCCGAAGACGAGCACCACCACCATGCAAGCGCAGCCGGTGCGCCGCTTCTTGCTCTTGACCGGCTTCTTGCCGCGCCGCTCCCCGCTGCGGCTCTCGGCCTCGTCGTCGTCCTCGTCGTCACCGCCTCCCGCGAAGAAGGCGTGTTCGCCCTGGTCCTCGCCCGGGTCCCAGCCGGTCTCCGGGTCCGGGCCGGGTCCCTGGCCCGGGACCGTCTCCGGCTCGGGGCGCCTGCGGCCGGGCGGCTGGGGAGGCGGGTAGGCGTCCTCGGTGCCGTAGAAGTCGGGCAGTTCTCCGCCGTAGGCCACTGGCTGCTGGCCGTAGGGGTCACCGGGGTCGGGGGCGTACGGGACGTGGCCGTGGGTGCCGGTCGCGTCCCAGCCGCCCTGCTGGTATTGCTGCTGGGTATGCGCCGCGTACTGCTGGTTCTGCCCGGCGTTCTGTCCGGCGTAGTGCGTTTGGCCCTGTTCGTCGTAGTACTGGTACTGCTGCTGGTCGTATCCGGGCTGCTGCCCCTGGGTCCAGTCGCCGTACTGCGGCTGCGGGTACTGCTGCTGCGCCTGGCCGTCGTAGGGGGACTGCTGGCCCGCGTTGGCCTGCTGTCCTCTCCATCCGCCGTCCCCGAACAACGGGTCCTCCGGATGCCACGGTTCGGAGCCAGAGCCCCGGCCATACTCAGTCATCGATCCCCTAGAGCCGCGAGGCCGAGCAGTCGCACGGCCGAGGGCCGGCTTCCGTTCCGCCTCTTGCTGTGCGTCGGCTGTTCGAACACCGGCGCATCGCGCGGAACGTTACCGTATCGCGATCAGATGACCACTTCGACGCCCTCGCCGGGTGCTTTACCTGACACCCGTTCGGATTCCAGGGCCTGCTGCAGGATGATGACGGCTGCGGCCTGGTCGATGACGGCACGGCCCTTCTTGGATTTCACGCCCGAGGCGCGCAGTCCCTGACTGGCCGTCACGGTCGTCATCCGCTCGTCCACCAGGCGCACCGGCACGGGCTTGATGCCCTTGGCGAGTTCCTGGGCGAAGGCGCGGACCTTGGCCGCGGCCGGGCCCTCGCCCCCCTTGAGGGAGCGAGGGAGTCCGACGACGACCTCGATCGGTTCGTACTCCTCCACCAGTTGACGCAGCCGGCGGTGGGCGGCGGGGATGTCCCGCCCGGGGACGGTCTCGACCGGTGTGGCGAGAATCCCATCGGGGTCGCACGAGGCAACCCCGATCCGGGCGTCCCCGACGTCGATCGAGAGTCGGCGTCCTCTGCGCATTTCCGACCGTTTCCTTACTTTCCGGTCACTTGCCGGTCTCGGCGACGAGTCGCTCGACGGCCTCGACGGCCTCGCCGACGGCGGCCGGGTTCTGGCCGCCGCCCTGGGCGACGTCCGGCTTGCCGCCACCGCCGCCGCCGAGGGTCTTGGCGGCGGTGCGGACCAGGTCACCGGCCTTGAGACCGCGCTCGCGGGCGGCCTCGTTGGTGGCGATGACGGTCAGCGGCTTGCTGTTGTTGACCGTGAAAAGGGCCACAACCGCGGCGCGTCCGCCCTGGATGCGGCCGCGCACGTCGAGGACCAGCTTGCGCAGGTCGTCCGGCGTGGTGCCGTCCGGGACCTGACCGGTGACGACAGCCACACCACGGATGTCCTTGGCGGACCCGGCGAGACCGGCGGCGGCCTGCAGCACCTTCTCGGCGCGGAACTTCTCGATCTCCTTCTCGGCGTCCTTCAGCTTGCCGAGCATGGCGGAGACCTTCTCCGGAAGCTCCTCCGGGCGGCCCTTGATCAGCTCCTGGAGCTGGGCGACGACCGTGTGCTCGCGGGCGAGGAAGTTGTAGGCGTCCACGCCGACGAGGGCCTCGATACGGCGGACACCCGAGCCGATGGAGGACTCGCCGAGCAGCTTCACCAGGCCCAGCTGGGCGGTGTTGTGCACGTGCGTGCCGCCGCACAGCTCCTTGGAGAAGTCGCCGATGGTCACGACACGGACCCGCTCGCCGTACTTCTCGCCGAACTCGGCGATGGCACCCTGCTTCTTGGCCTCGTCGATGCCCATGATCTCGGCGTGCACGTCGAGATCGCGGGCGAGCACCTCGTTGATCTTCTGCTCGACGTCGGTCATCACGGCCGTCGGCACGGCGGACGGGGAGCCGAAGTCGAAGCGGAAGCGACCGGGCTGGTTCTCGGAACCGGCCTGGGCGGCCGTCGGGCCGAGGGCGTCGCGCAGCGCCTGGTGGGTCAGGTGGGTGGCCGAGTGGGCGCGGGCGATGGCCTTGCGGCGGCGGGAGTCGATGGAGGCCTGGGCCTTGGCACCGACCGTGACCTCGCCGACCTGCACGACGCCCTTGTGGACGTACACGCCCGGAACCGGCTTCTGGCAGTCGCGGACCTCGATCACGGCACCGGAGTCGACCTTGATGCGGCCGGTGTCGCCGATCTGGCCGCCGCCCTCGGCGTAGAATGGGGTGCGGTCCAGGACGATCTCGACCTCGTCGCCCTCGGTGGCGGCCGGGGAGGAGACGCCGTCGACCAGGATGCCGACGATCGTGGTCTCGCCCTCGGTGTCGCTGTAGCCGATGAAGTCGGTCTCGCCGGCGGAGTCGGCGATCTCCCGGTAGGCGCCCATGTCGGCGTGGCCGGTCTTCTTGGCCTGGGCGTCGGCCTTGGCGCGCTCCCGCTGCTCCTTCATCAGGCGGCGGAAGCCCTCCTCGTCCACGGACAGCCCCTGCTCGGCGGCCATCTCCAGGGTGAGGTCGATCGGGAATCCCCACGTGTCGTGGAGCAGGAAGGCCTTGGCGCCGGGCAGGACGTCGCTGCCGGACTGCTTCGTCTCGGTGACGGCGGTGTCGAGGATGTTCGTGCCGGCCTTCAGCGTCTTCAGGAAGGCGTTCTCCTCGGCGAGGGCGACCTTCTCGATGCGCTCGCGGTCGGTGACCAGCTCCGGGTACTGCTGGCCCATCATGCCGATGACGACGTCGATCAGGTCCTTGACGACCGGACCGGTGGCACCGAGCAGGCGCATGTTGCGGATGGCGCGGCGCATGATGCGGCGCAGGACGTAGCCACGGCCCTCGTTGCCGGGGGTGACGCCGTCGCCGATGAGCATGGTGGCGGTGCGCATGTGGTCGGTGACCACACGGAGGGACACGTCCGAGGCGTGGGCGTCGCCGTAGCGGACGCCGGTCAGCTCGGTGGCCTTGTCGATGACGGCCATGGAGGTGTCGATCTCGTACATGTTCTGCACGCCCTGCAGAATCATGGCGAGCCGCTCCATGCCGAGGCCCGTGTCGATGTTCTTGCTCGGCAGGTCCCCGAGGATCTCGAAGTTGTCCTTGCCGATGCCCTCGCCACGCTCGTACTGCATGAAGACGAGGTTCCAGATCTCCACGTACCGCTCGTCGTTGACGGCGGGGCCGCCCTCGACGCCGAACTCGGGGCCGCGGTCGTAGTTGATCTCGGAGCAGGGGCCACAGGGGCCGGGGACGCCCATGGACCAGTAGTTGTCCTTCATGCCGAGGCGCTGGATGCGCTCCTTCGGCACGCCGACGACCTCGTGCCAGATGCGCTCGGCCTCGTCGTCGTCCTTGTAGACGGTGATCCACAGGCGCTCGGGGTCGAGGCCGTATCCACCCTTGTCCTGGGGCGTGGTGAGCAGCTCCCAGGCGTACTTGATGGCGCCTTCCTTGAAGTAGTCGCCGAAGGAGAAGTTGCCGCACATCTGGAAGAACGTGCCGTGCCGCGTGGTCTTGCCGACCTCTTCGATGTCGGGCGTGCGCACGCACTTCTGCACGCTGGTGGCGCGGGCGAAGGGCGGCTTGACCTCACCCAGGAAGTAGGGCTTGAAGGGAACCATGCCGGCGGGGACGAGGAGCAGAGTCGGGTCGTCCGCGATGAGCGACGCCGAAGGGACGACGGTGTGCCCGCGCTCCTCGAAGAAGCTCAGCCAGCGGCGGCGAATCTCGGCCGACTCCATCAGTGGTCCTCATTCCGGTTGTACGAGTACGTCGTGTTCTCGATGTACTTCGGGTTCTCGATGTACTTCGGGTTGCTGCGGTTGTTCTCGATGGCGTTGTGCCGCCGGGGTGCGGGGAGTTCGGGGTCCGCGTTGATCCCCAGCGCCTCCCCCAGCTCGGCCTCCCGCTGCGCCATGTTGTCGCGGACGTCGAGCGCGAAGCCGACCGCGCGGTCCTTCAGACGGTGACCGGTCTCCAGGGCCTTGTTGGCCGCGGTCGCGGCGAGGCTCTCGGGGGTCAGCTGCTTCAGCTTGCGGTTGACCTTGGTGGTGGCCCACACCCCTGCGGCGACACCTGTGGTGAACCAGAACGTACGGCGGAACATCGCTAGGTCTCAGTCCCTCTTTTCGCGGAGGTCTCCGCGGAGTTTTCGCTTGGCCCGCCGCGCGGCCGGGACGGTCCGGCCCACGATCACGGTACGCCTGGGTGCCCTCTCGGGCACGTCCTCCTTGCGGCCGCCCAGGGCCCGTCGGACGCCGTAGCCGAAGGCCGCGACCTTGACCAGCGGCCCGCCGAAGGTGGAGGCGACCGTGGTGGAGAGCGCGGAGGCGTTCGACGTGACCTCCTGGACGTCGGAGGCGATCGCGTCGACCCGGTCGATCTGGGTCTGCGCGGAGCGCACGGTCGCGGAGGCGTCGGCGAGCAGCGGGACGGCCTGGTCGGTCACGTCCGCGACGAGCTTGGTGGTCGCCTTGAGCGTCTGGGCCAGCCTCGCCAGTGCGACGGCGAGGAAGGAGACCAGGATCGCCCAGAAGACGGCCACCAGGATCCCGGCCACCTCTCCACCGGACACTGTGCGCACCCGCTCCCTGAAACGTGCCTGAGCATCGAAAAGTCGTGGACCGAGCCTATCGCGCCGGGGGTGGGGCTCCGTACCGGATTACCGTCCGTGGACGGTGAAGTTGCCCCAAGCGATTGTACGGAGTGAACACACTTCAGTACGCTCCGTGTCCCATGCGAGGTCCTCAGCGTCCCGGCCCCCCGGCGGACGGCAATCTGCCCCCGGAACTCACCGCGTTCATCGGGCGTTCGGCCGAACTCGCCGCACTGGCCGAGGCGATGGAGGCGGC is a genomic window of Streptomyces griseochromogenes containing:
- a CDS encoding shikimate dehydrogenase, with protein sequence MPPRATDARRAAVLGKPIAHSLSPVLHRAAYDALGLADWSYDRFEIDEAALPGFFEKLGPEWAGLSLTMPLKRAVIPLVDEISETAASVDAVNTVVFAEDGRRIGDNTDIPGMVAALREHGIEQVDSAAILGAGATASSALAALARICTGEVVAYVRSEARAAEMRRWGERLDIDVRTADWADAEQALRAPLVIATTPAGTTDALAAAVPERPTTLFDVLYEPWPTELAARWSMFGGAVVSGLDLLVHQAVLQVEQMTGRSPAPLEAMRRAGERALAAR
- the mltG gene encoding endolytic transglycosylase MltG, with protein sequence MTEYGRGSGSEPWHPEDPLFGDGGWRGQQANAGQQSPYDGQAQQQYPQPQYGDWTQGQQPGYDQQQYQYYDEQGQTHYAGQNAGQNQQYAAHTQQQYQQGGWDATGTHGHVPYAPDPGDPYGQQPVAYGGELPDFYGTEDAYPPPQPPGRRRPEPETVPGQGPGPDPETGWDPGEDQGEHAFFAGGGDDEDDDEAESRSGERRGKKPVKSKKRRTGCACMVVVLVFGGGLGGVGYFGYKFYQNRFGAAPDYTGDGTNEAVTVEIPKGAGGWEIGRRLQEAGVVKSADAFVHAQGQIPRGNTLQAGAYLLKKEMSAASAVELMLDPKSQSNVLVKPGERNAEVYQAIDKQLDVAAGTTQKVVKTSYKSLGLPSWVRSDGEVRDPLEGFLFPGTYPAAKGMKPDAILKQMVTEAKSKYAAFDLQAKAKALGMDNAFQLVTVASLVQAEGKTHDDFRKMAEVVYNRLKPTNTETNQLLQFDSTYNYLKGTSNIHISEKEINGNRNPYNTYTHKGLPPGPIGNPGDEAMKAALNPTHDGWIYFVATDGTTNTEFAKTYAEFQQLKDKFNASSGN
- the ruvX gene encoding Holliday junction resolvase RuvX, whose product is MRRGRRLSIDVGDARIGVASCDPDGILATPVETVPGRDIPAAHRRLRQLVEEYEPIEVVVGLPRSLKGGEGPAAAKVRAFAQELAKGIKPVPVRLVDERMTTVTASQGLRASGVKSKKGRAVIDQAAAVIILQQALESERVSGKAPGEGVEVVI
- the alaS gene encoding alanine--tRNA ligase, giving the protein MESAEIRRRWLSFFEERGHTVVPSASLIADDPTLLLVPAGMVPFKPYFLGEVKPPFARATSVQKCVRTPDIEEVGKTTRHGTFFQMCGNFSFGDYFKEGAIKYAWELLTTPQDKGGYGLDPERLWITVYKDDDEAERIWHEVVGVPKERIQRLGMKDNYWSMGVPGPCGPCSEINYDRGPEFGVEGGPAVNDERYVEIWNLVFMQYERGEGIGKDNFEILGDLPSKNIDTGLGMERLAMILQGVQNMYEIDTSMAVIDKATELTGVRYGDAHASDVSLRVVTDHMRTATMLIGDGVTPGNEGRGYVLRRIMRRAIRNMRLLGATGPVVKDLIDVVIGMMGQQYPELVTDRERIEKVALAEENAFLKTLKAGTNILDTAVTETKQSGSDVLPGAKAFLLHDTWGFPIDLTLEMAAEQGLSVDEEGFRRLMKEQRERAKADAQAKKTGHADMGAYREIADSAGETDFIGYSDTEGETTIVGILVDGVSSPAATEGDEVEIVLDRTPFYAEGGGQIGDTGRIKVDSGAVIEVRDCQKPVPGVYVHKGVVQVGEVTVGAKAQASIDSRRRKAIARAHSATHLTHQALRDALGPTAAQAGSENQPGRFRFDFGSPSAVPTAVMTDVEQKINEVLARDLDVHAEIMGIDEAKKQGAIAEFGEKYGERVRVVTIGDFSKELCGGTHVHNTAQLGLVKLLGESSIGSGVRRIEALVGVDAYNFLAREHTVVAQLQELIKGRPEELPEKVSAMLGKLKDAEKEIEKFRAEKVLQAAAGLAGSAKDIRGVAVVTGQVPDGTTPDDLRKLVLDVRGRIQGGRAAVVALFTVNNSKPLTVIATNEAARERGLKAGDLVRTAAKTLGGGGGGKPDVAQGGGQNPAAVGEAVEAVERLVAETGK
- a CDS encoding DUF948 domain-containing protein — translated: MRTVSGGEVAGILVAVFWAILVSFLAVALARLAQTLKATTKLVADVTDQAVPLLADASATVRSAQTQIDRVDAIASDVQEVTSNASALSTTVASTFGGPLVKVAAFGYGVRRALGGRKEDVPERAPRRTVIVGRTVPAARRAKRKLRGDLREKRD